One genomic region from Microcystis panniformis FACHB-1757 encodes:
- a CDS encoding UPF0175 family protein, giving the protein MKITIDIPDELLQHYNYNNLTREILEALVVQAYRAEKITSAEVGSILGLSSRWVVDAFLKNHDADLHYDEVDLDSDRKTLQQLRNKHDHSLL; this is encoded by the coding sequence ATGAAAATTACTATCGATATTCCCGATGAATTGCTTCAACATTACAACTACAATAATCTTACCCGTGAAATTTTAGAGGCTTTGGTGGTGCAGGCCTACCGAGCGGAAAAAATCACCAGTGCCGAGGTCGGAAGTATTTTAGGTCTATCTTCTCGTTGGGTGGTGGATGCTTTTTTGAAAAACCACGATGCCGATTTACATTACGATGAAGTCGATCTAGACAGCGATCGCAAGACTCTTCAGCAACTTCGCAACAAACACGATCATAGTCTTTTATGA
- the fabI gene encoding enoyl-ACP reductase FabI produces MLDLTGKNALVTGIANNRSIAWGIAQQLHQAGANIGVTYLPDEKGRFEKKVRELADELNPAFYVPCDVQNDQQVEDTFATVAEKWGKLDILIHCLAFADKEGLTGDFTAIPREAFTKSLDISTFSLTRLARSAKPLMTAGGSIITLTYLGGVKVIPNYNLMGVAKAGLEMSVRYLAAELGGQKIRVNGISAGPIRTLASSAVGGILDMIHHVEEIAPLHRTVTQIEVGNTAAFLASDLSSGITGQIIYVDSGYEIMGM; encoded by the coding sequence ATGTTAGATTTAACGGGAAAAAACGCCCTAGTGACAGGAATTGCCAATAATCGCTCGATCGCTTGGGGAATTGCCCAACAACTCCATCAAGCTGGTGCAAATATCGGTGTCACCTATCTCCCCGACGAAAAAGGCCGCTTTGAGAAAAAAGTGCGAGAATTGGCCGATGAACTTAATCCCGCTTTTTATGTCCCCTGCGATGTCCAAAATGACCAACAGGTAGAAGATACTTTCGCTACAGTGGCGGAAAAATGGGGTAAACTGGATATTTTGATTCACTGTCTCGCTTTTGCCGATAAAGAGGGTTTAACGGGCGATTTTACCGCCATCCCTCGGGAAGCTTTCACTAAATCCCTAGATATTAGCACTTTTTCCCTAACCCGTCTAGCGCGATCAGCTAAACCTTTGATGACGGCAGGGGGAAGTATTATCACTCTTACCTATCTCGGCGGTGTCAAGGTAATTCCTAACTATAATTTAATGGGGGTGGCAAAAGCAGGTTTAGAAATGAGTGTTCGCTATTTAGCCGCGGAATTAGGTGGCCAAAAGATCCGAGTTAATGGTATTTCCGCCGGTCCAATTCGCACCTTGGCATCTTCGGCCGTGGGGGGAATTCTTGATATGATCCATCATGTGGAAGAAATCGCTCCTTTACATCGCACCGTGACACAAATTGAGGTGGGAAATACGGCCGCTTTTTTAGCCAGTGATCTTTCTAGTGGTATTACCGGTCAGATTATTTATGTAGATTCCGGTTACGAAATTATGGGAATGTAG
- the ntcA gene encoding global nitrogen regulator NtcA, with translation MDLSLIQDKPLADVFRRIGSGNFPPVVELFERGKTIFFPGDPAERVYFLLKGAVKLSRVYEAGEEITVALLRENSVFGVLSLLTGQRSDRFYHAVAFTPVELLSAPIDQVERSLRNNPDLSMLMLQGLSSRILQTEMMIETLAHRDMGSRLVSFLLILCRDFGVPTTDGIRVDLKLSHQAIAEAIGSTRVTVTRLLGELRDQEMVSIYKKKITVHNPVALSQQFT, from the coding sequence ATGGACTTATCCCTAATACAAGATAAACCCCTAGCAGATGTGTTCCGTCGAATCGGCAGCGGCAATTTCCCCCCGGTGGTGGAATTGTTCGAGCGTGGCAAAACGATCTTTTTCCCTGGAGATCCCGCCGAAAGAGTCTATTTTTTGCTGAAAGGAGCCGTTAAGTTGTCGCGAGTCTATGAAGCGGGAGAAGAAATTACCGTGGCTCTACTGCGGGAAAATAGCGTCTTTGGTGTGCTATCCTTACTCACCGGCCAGCGATCGGATCGTTTTTATCATGCCGTGGCTTTTACTCCGGTAGAATTACTCTCGGCCCCGATCGATCAGGTAGAAAGATCCCTCCGCAATAATCCCGATTTATCAATGTTGATGCTGCAGGGTTTGTCCTCGCGGATTCTGCAAACGGAAATGATGATCGAAACCTTGGCTCACCGGGATATGGGTTCACGTTTGGTCAGTTTTTTGTTAATTCTCTGTCGTGATTTTGGGGTTCCCACCACCGATGGCATCCGGGTGGATCTAAAATTGTCTCACCAAGCGATCGCAGAAGCGATCGGTTCTACTCGCGTCACTGTCACCCGTTTATTGGGAGAGCTGCGGGATCAAGAAATGGTCTCAATTTACAAGAAGAAAATTACCGTCCATAATCCCGTCGCTCTCAGTCAACAATTTACTTAA
- a CDS encoding DUF3084 domain-containing protein, which produces MTSAYILVLAIVVLGGLIAAVGDRIGSRIGKKRMRLFNLRPKQTATLMTIVTGILIAGSTLIVLFASSKSLRQGVFELDRLLNERRAAIKDLESQVRKTTEQKNQVEKALKTAKSEQIAVQKRLEVLNKNYQASRQRLRLVSGQLEKFRKEVANLNNERVILTNQKAQLSSQRDQLFQQKSILSSQINQLQTTVKVRDKELANQQKLLTTRQARLQQLETQQKTLQLEIDRRDQRIGELDRSIVDKNLALEQREGKLKDLETQMAFLKREVEVLEQYYQTYQELREKQIAIFRGQVLSFGAFRIVDPQAIVTVIDKLLREANMNAIRATQPNQPNFDQRLVKITKAQVEQLSQQLQDGKEYVVRILSAGNYVLGETEIRVFADVVPNQRVFEEKQVIAAVSIDPQNMTEEDLQKRLDLLLASAQFRARSAGVLGSIQVEDGLLTTVVNFIDQVKRSGNSIETLEAVAASKTNTSGPLTLRLVAVKDGKIVFSTSS; this is translated from the coding sequence ATGACTAGCGCTTATATTTTGGTTTTGGCCATCGTGGTTTTAGGTGGTCTGATAGCGGCGGTTGGCGATCGCATAGGGAGCCGTATCGGTAAGAAAAGGATGCGTTTATTTAATCTGCGTCCGAAACAAACCGCAACTTTAATGACGATTGTAACGGGAATTTTGATCGCCGGCTCCACTTTAATTGTCTTGTTTGCTTCTAGTAAATCCCTGCGTCAAGGGGTTTTTGAACTGGATCGTCTTTTAAATGAACGTCGTGCCGCTATTAAGGATTTAGAAAGTCAGGTCAGAAAAACCACCGAACAAAAAAATCAGGTGGAAAAGGCTTTAAAAACAGCTAAAAGTGAACAGATAGCTGTGCAGAAACGTCTAGAGGTTCTTAACAAAAATTATCAAGCTTCGCGTCAACGTTTGCGATTAGTTTCGGGACAGTTGGAAAAGTTTCGGAAGGAAGTGGCTAATTTAAATAATGAACGAGTTATTTTAACTAATCAAAAGGCACAGTTAAGCAGTCAACGGGATCAATTGTTCCAACAAAAATCAATTCTTTCTAGTCAGATAAATCAACTACAAACCACCGTTAAAGTTAGAGATAAAGAGTTGGCTAATCAACAAAAATTATTAACAACCAGACAAGCGCGACTTCAACAGTTGGAAACCCAACAAAAAACCCTACAGCTAGAAATTGATCGCCGGGATCAACGCATTGGAGAACTTGATCGATCGATCGTCGATAAAAATTTAGCTTTGGAACAGCGTGAGGGAAAATTAAAAGATTTAGAAACCCAAATGGCTTTTCTTAAGCGGGAAGTGGAAGTTTTAGAACAATACTATCAAACCTATCAAGAATTGCGGGAAAAACAAATCGCTATTTTCCGGGGACAGGTGTTATCTTTTGGAGCTTTTCGTATTGTTGATCCCCAAGCTATTGTCACCGTTATCGATAAGTTATTGCGGGAAGCGAATATGAATGCTATCCGTGCCACCCAACCGAATCAGCCTAATTTTGACCAGCGTTTAGTTAAGATCACAAAAGCACAGGTAGAACAGTTAAGTCAACAATTACAGGACGGTAAAGAATATGTGGTGAGAATCCTTTCCGCAGGTAATTATGTCTTAGGAGAAACCGAGATTCGTGTCTTTGCTGATGTGGTTCCCAATCAAAGAGTTTTTGAGGAGAAACAGGTAATCGCTGCCGTTTCTATTGATCCGCAAAATATGACAGAAGAAGACCTGCAAAAGCGTTTAGATTTACTCTTAGCTTCGGCTCAATTTCGCGCTAGAAGTGCGGGAGTTTTAGGGTCAATTCAAGTGGAAGATGGTTTATTAACTACGGTAGTTAACTTTATCGATCAAGTCAAAAGGTCGGGTAATTCTATCGAGACACTTGAGGCAGTTGCTGCTAGTAAAACTAATACATCTGGACCCTTAACTTTGCGTTTGGTAGCGGTAAAAGATGGTAAAATTGTTTTTAGTACGTCCTCTTAA
- a CDS encoding Uma2 family endonuclease: MLTRSPTKTLSLEEYRNLETIAEVKHEYHDGEIIEMTGGSINHNRLVRNLIRLLDNALRKTIYEVFPSDLRLWIPQYNRGLYPDLMIIAGEPLFSDNRNDEILNPCLIIEVLSPSTSSYDRGDKFRYYRSIPQLNQYLLVSQGEILIESYSKTSENNWLLQEYTPARGIISLDSLGISLNLVDIYEGIDFNLNS; the protein is encoded by the coding sequence ATGCTAACTCGATCTCCTACCAAAACCCTCAGCTTAGAAGAATATCGTAATTTAGAAACCATAGCCGAGGTTAAACACGAATATCACGACGGAGAAATTATCGAGATGACAGGGGGAAGCATCAATCATAATCGACTGGTACGCAATTTAATTCGCTTGTTAGACAATGCTTTAAGGAAAACTATTTATGAAGTCTTTCCCAGTGATTTGCGACTATGGATACCCCAATATAATCGCGGTTTATACCCAGATTTAATGATTATTGCCGGGGAACCATTATTTAGTGATAATCGCAACGATGAAATTTTAAATCCCTGCCTAATTATCGAAGTTTTATCCCCTTCTACCTCTAGTTATGATCGGGGTGATAAATTTCGTTATTATCGTTCTATACCCCAATTAAACCAATATCTTCTCGTCAGTCAAGGGGAGATACTAATAGAATCCTATAGCAAAACCTCAGAGAATAATTGGTTATTGCAAGAATACACCCCAGCAAGGGGAATTATATCCCTAGATTCTTTAGGAATTAGCTTAAATCTTGTCGATATTTACGAAGGAATTGATTTTAATCTCAACTCCTAA
- a CDS encoding Uma2 family endonuclease, giving the protein MLTSSPPKTLSLEAYRNLETIAEVKHEYHDGEIIEMTGGSINHNSILINLIVLLKLALRGTNYRLQSSDLRLWIPQYNRGLYPDLMIIAGEPLFSDNRNDEILNPCVIIEVLSSSTSSYDRGDKFRYYRSIPQLNQYLLVSQGEILIESYSKTSENSWLLQEYTPARGIISLDSLGISLNLADIYEGIDFN; this is encoded by the coding sequence ATGTTGACTTCATCTCCTCCCAAAACCCTCAGCTTAGAAGCATATCGTAATTTAGAAACCATTGCCGAGGTTAAACACGAATATCACGACGGGGAAATTATCGAGATGACAGGGGGAAGCATCAATCATAATAGTATTCTCATTAATCTTATTGTCCTGCTAAAATTAGCTTTAAGAGGAACTAATTATCGTCTTCAATCTAGCGATCTACGTCTATGGATACCCCAATATAATCGCGGTTTATACCCAGATTTAATGATCATTGCTGGGGAACCATTATTTAGTGATAATCGCAACGATGAAATTTTAAATCCCTGTGTAATTATCGAAGTTTTATCCTCTTCCACCTCTAGTTATGATCGGGGTGATAAATTTCGTTATTATCGTTCTATACCCCAATTAAACCAATATCTTCTCGTCAGTCAAGGGGAGATACTAATAGAATCCTATAGCAAAACATCAGAAAATAGTTGGTTATTACAAGAATACACCCCAGCAAGGGGAATTATATCCCTAGATTCTTTAGGAATTAGCTTAAATCTTGCCGATATTTACGAAGGAATTGATTTTAATTGA
- a CDS encoding ATP-binding protein, with amino-acid sequence MNSEIYKKVSLLVLYQGVFDNAIGQAFITLLSTDNVADFLKAYGQLFQGLASKNISWNDFLVEQILLDDNPFSQQVQKKIVSELPESLIDGVKQDLSILQSLYNSSIYSLSNSTVFEQIKFLIFPAWEVDNKLESFLHSSSDWGELVEDLADYYRECGTGIFARYQALRWQEGRLQGITHPDPVQIQDIVGYEMAKKTLIKNTEFLLAGYPALNVLLYGCRGSGKSSLVKGLLQKYHSQGLRLIEVAKSQLKDLPLIIEILRDLPQKFIIFVDDLSFEEDDEAFKALKVVLEGSVTARPKNVVVYATSNRRHLVREFFADRPQPKDSDEVHNWDTVQEKLSFSDRFGLTLTFEPANQEKYLEIVRHLASLAKLKISLEELEFRAKQWATQHNGRSGRTARQFIDFLQGELELNG; translated from the coding sequence ATGAACTCTGAAATTTACAAAAAAGTCAGCTTGTTAGTTTTGTATCAAGGGGTTTTTGATAATGCTATTGGCCAGGCATTTATTACCCTATTATCTACGGATAATGTTGCCGATTTTCTCAAAGCTTATGGTCAATTGTTTCAAGGTTTAGCATCTAAAAATATCAGTTGGAATGATTTTCTAGTCGAACAAATTTTATTAGATGATAATCCCTTTAGTCAACAGGTACAGAAAAAAATTGTTTCGGAGTTACCTGAATCTTTAATTGATGGCGTTAAACAGGATTTATCTATCCTCCAATCTCTTTATAACTCTAGCATTTATAGCTTAAGTAATTCGACGGTTTTTGAACAAATTAAATTTCTAATTTTCCCCGCTTGGGAAGTGGACAATAAATTAGAAAGTTTTCTGCATTCCAGTTCAGATTGGGGAGAATTAGTTGAAGACCTAGCCGATTATTATCGCGAATGTGGTACAGGAATTTTTGCCCGTTATCAAGCTTTAAGGTGGCAAGAAGGCAGATTACAAGGAATTACTCATCCCGATCCCGTGCAGATTCAAGACATAGTCGGTTATGAAATGGCTAAGAAAACCTTGATTAAAAACACTGAGTTTTTATTAGCAGGTTATCCCGCTTTAAATGTCTTACTCTATGGTTGCCGTGGTTCAGGAAAATCCTCTCTGGTTAAGGGATTATTGCAAAAATATCATAGTCAGGGATTGCGCTTAATTGAAGTGGCAAAATCGCAGTTAAAAGACCTACCATTAATTATTGAAATCTTGCGAGATTTGCCCCAAAAATTTATTATCTTTGTCGATGATTTATCCTTTGAAGAAGACGATGAAGCTTTTAAAGCTTTAAAAGTTGTTTTAGAGGGAAGCGTCACCGCTAGACCGAAAAATGTCGTAGTTTATGCCACTTCTAATCGCCGACATTTAGTCAGAGAATTTTTTGCGGATCGACCACAACCAAAAGATAGTGATGAAGTGCATAATTGGGACACAGTACAAGAAAAATTATCCTTTAGTGATCGCTTTGGTTTAACCCTCACTTTTGAACCTGCTAATCAAGAAAAATATTTGGAAATAGTGCGTCATTTAGCCAGTTTAGCTAAATTAAAAATTAGCTTAGAAGAATTAGAATTTCGTGCCAAACAATGGGCAACCCAACATAATGGGCGATCGGGAAGAACTGCTAGACAATTTATTGATTTTCTCCAAGGGGAATTAGAATTAAATGGGTAG
- a CDS encoding serine/threonine protein kinase, with protein MTFTSDSLLAERYQLQQRLGNTAIGRQTWLATDVLSQESVIIKLLAFSPQMEWEELKLFEREAAVLASLYHPRIPRYRDYFSLDKNQGDGIPWFVLVQDYIPGESLSDHLERGQRFPPTVIRNIAQEVLEILIYLHELSPPVLHRDIKPSNLIINSENNVYLVDFGAVQSRGAATGVTFTVVGTSGYAPLEQFWGRAVPGSDLYALGMTLIHLLTGIVPIELPHRDSKIQFRQLVTIDDDLIDWLETMTDMAVEKRFKSAREALKFLQHPSYRQASSLIDPKKLPKPPHSSIRIAKRRDNLEINLPPKIKLLSDAPTLWSLAIVLTVTVFISPILTFIIALIGFICLREMQLILTPQEVLIKYKVFNFIYKKFAFKTQDLWGIFLHSNGTEGNYQIRLRTAKNYYLIGQNLREDECLWLGQEIQDWLNFIKYSVSPQDDV; from the coding sequence ATGACCTTTACTTCTGATTCTCTTTTAGCTGAACGTTACCAACTACAACAACGCCTAGGCAATACCGCTATCGGTCGTCAAACTTGGTTAGCTACCGATGTATTATCCCAGGAATCGGTAATTATTAAACTCCTCGCTTTTAGTCCCCAGATGGAATGGGAAGAATTAAAATTATTTGAACGAGAGGCCGCCGTTTTAGCTTCTCTCTATCATCCCCGTATTCCCCGCTATCGCGATTATTTTTCCCTCGATAAAAATCAAGGTGACGGGATTCCTTGGTTTGTGCTTGTACAAGATTATATACCCGGAGAATCCTTAAGCGATCACTTAGAAAGGGGGCAACGTTTCCCCCCTACGGTAATTCGGAATATTGCCCAAGAAGTTCTCGAAATTCTCATTTATTTGCATGAATTATCGCCCCCAGTATTACATCGAGATATTAAACCTAGTAATTTAATTATTAACTCAGAAAATAACGTTTATTTAGTAGATTTTGGCGCAGTCCAGTCCAGGGGTGCAGCAACAGGAGTTACTTTTACCGTGGTGGGAACGAGTGGTTATGCACCCCTAGAACAATTTTGGGGCCGGGCAGTTCCGGGTTCTGATTTATATGCCTTGGGCATGACTTTAATTCATTTATTGACGGGAATTGTGCCGATAGAACTGCCCCACCGCGACTCTAAAATTCAATTTCGCCAACTGGTGACAATCGATGATGATTTAATCGATTGGTTAGAAACTATGACCGATATGGCGGTAGAAAAGCGGTTTAAAAGTGCCAGAGAAGCCCTGAAATTTCTCCAACATCCCTCCTATCGCCAAGCCTCAAGTTTAATCGATCCTAAGAAATTACCAAAACCTCCCCACAGTTCCATCCGTATCGCTAAACGCCGGGATAATTTAGAGATTAATTTACCCCCAAAAATTAAGCTACTTTCCGATGCTCCTACCCTCTGGTCTTTGGCGATTGTCCTTACTGTCACTGTCTTTATCTCCCCGATTCTTACCTTTATTATAGCTCTAATTGGTTTTATTTGTTTGCGGGAGATGCAATTAATTCTTACACCTCAAGAAGTTTTAATTAAATATAAAGTCTTCAATTTTATCTACAAAAAATTTGCTTTTAAAACTCAAGATTTATGGGGTATTTTTCTCCATAGCAATGGCACAGAAGGTAACTATCAGATTCGTCTGCGGACGGCTAAAAATTATTATCTTATCGGCCAGAATCTCCGCGAGGATGAATGTCTCTGGTTAGGACAGGAAATCCAAGATTGGTTAAATTTTATCAAATATAGCGTTTCTCCTCAAGATGATGTGTAA
- the ccsB gene encoding c-type cytochrome biogenesis protein CcsB: MNLVSLENFLDNTSFLVLFLTMLVYWAGAAFPSIPLLPGLGSTGVAIANLCIAALLGARWLEAGYFPISNLYESLFFLAWGVTAVHLIAEYNSRSRLVGVVTTPVAMGITAFATLSLPGEMQTSAPLVPALKSNWLMMHVSVMMLSYAALMVGSLMAIAFLIVTRGQNIELKGSSVGTGAYRLQNKLSTTLSAPIFLETANGGPTALLTPTLTAMATLSPQRLSLAETLDNISYRVIGLGFPLLTIGIIAGAVWANEAWGSYWSWDPKETWALITWLVFAAYLHARITRGWQGRKPAILAASGFVVVWVCYLGVNLLGKGLHSYGWFF; encoded by the coding sequence ATGAATTTAGTTAGCTTAGAGAACTTTCTCGATAACACTTCTTTTTTAGTCCTGTTTTTAACTATGCTGGTTTATTGGGCCGGGGCAGCCTTTCCTAGCATACCTTTGTTGCCTGGCTTAGGCAGCACGGGAGTGGCCATCGCTAACCTCTGTATCGCCGCTTTATTGGGGGCGCGTTGGTTAGAAGCGGGTTATTTCCCCATCAGCAATCTTTACGAATCTTTATTCTTTCTCGCTTGGGGTGTAACTGCGGTTCATTTAATTGCTGAGTACAATAGCCGCAGTCGCCTGGTGGGGGTGGTGACGACTCCTGTGGCCATGGGGATTACTGCTTTTGCCACTTTGTCTTTACCAGGCGAAATGCAAACTTCGGCTCCCTTGGTTCCGGCTTTAAAATCGAATTGGCTGATGATGCACGTTAGCGTCATGATGTTAAGTTATGCTGCTTTGATGGTGGGTTCCCTAATGGCGATCGCTTTTTTGATCGTCACGAGAGGTCAAAATATCGAGTTAAAAGGCAGTTCCGTGGGTACGGGGGCCTATCGTCTCCAAAATAAGTTATCTACCACTCTTTCTGCGCCAATTTTCCTGGAAACGGCTAACGGTGGCCCAACCGCCCTTTTAACTCCCACCTTAACAGCGATGGCGACTCTTTCGCCCCAACGTCTTAGCTTGGCGGAAACCCTCGATAATATCAGTTATCGGGTCATTGGCCTCGGTTTTCCCCTTCTCACTATCGGTATCATCGCCGGAGCAGTTTGGGCCAATGAAGCTTGGGGTTCCTATTGGAGTTGGGACCCGAAAGAAACTTGGGCGCTAATTACTTGGTTAGTGTTTGCCGCTTATCTCCATGCCCGCATTACCCGGGGATGGCAGGGAAGAAAACCAGCTATTCTAGCGGCGAGTGGTTTTGTTGTGGTTTGGGTATGTTATTTAGGGGTGAATCTTTTAGGTAAAGGACTTCATTCCTACGGCTGGTTTTTCTAA
- the ftsH gene encoding ATP-dependent zinc metalloprotease FtsH — MANQEDNKFSWSRWPRLGKILIICSGVAVLGYFLIPRPSELSNIPLEPYSEFISKVERGDISKVRIGNQVIYYQLKNPLESLPIPGNPPVNPPESSHPFYGDSSSLAGKPSSNLAPGRVFATITVYNPQLPQLLQQKGVIFEAIPVAENSWISTLLAWVVPPLILVAAMQFLFYRNDDTRKSLLFNKNLAKVYGDGEKYPITFSDVAGAEEAKTELKEIVEFLKDAERFNKIGARIPKGVLLVGPPGTGKTLLAKAVAGEAGVTFFSISASEFVELFVGTGAARVRDLFAQAKKNAPSIIFIDELDAIGKSRSSGSGTSGSNDEREQTLNQLLTEMDGFSPKEAVVIVLAATNRPETLDAALLRPGRFDRQVLVDRPDLAGRLAILEIYAQRVQMGEDVNLKAIATQTPGFAGADLANLVNEAALLAARNNREKVSQIDFKEAIERVIAGLEKKSRVLSEKEKKIVAYHEVGHALVGAVMPGGGRVEKISIVPRGLSALGYTLKIPTEDRFLMTETEFKEQITMLLGGRAAEELIFGSVTNGASDDLQRATDIAERMVTMYGMSKSLGPLAYDKTGQANFLGNNQGSPRRSIGENTAKAIDEEVKQIIDASYQKALAILSHNRNLLESITANLLTTEVIEGEELQEFLNQAQMV; from the coding sequence ATGGCTAATCAAGAAGATAATAAATTTTCCTGGTCGCGTTGGCCGCGGTTAGGCAAAATCCTGATCATTTGTTCTGGTGTTGCCGTTTTAGGCTATTTTCTTATCCCTCGTCCCTCAGAATTGTCCAATATTCCCCTCGAACCCTACAGCGAATTTATCAGTAAAGTGGAACGGGGCGACATCAGTAAGGTCAGAATTGGCAATCAAGTCATCTATTATCAATTAAAAAATCCTTTAGAATCCCTGCCTATTCCGGGTAATCCCCCCGTTAATCCTCCAGAATCAAGTCATCCCTTTTACGGTGATTCTAGTTCTCTAGCGGGCAAACCGAGCAGTAATCTAGCCCCTGGACGAGTTTTTGCCACGATTACAGTTTATAACCCCCAATTACCCCAACTATTACAGCAAAAAGGCGTAATCTTCGAGGCGATTCCCGTGGCCGAAAACAGTTGGATCAGCACTCTCCTCGCTTGGGTGGTTCCTCCCTTAATTTTAGTCGCTGCTATGCAGTTTCTGTTCTATCGCAACGATGACACCCGTAAATCGCTGCTTTTTAATAAAAATCTCGCTAAAGTTTACGGAGACGGCGAAAAATATCCGATTACCTTCAGTGATGTGGCCGGGGCCGAGGAAGCAAAAACCGAGTTAAAGGAAATTGTCGAATTTCTCAAGGATGCCGAGCGCTTTAATAAAATTGGGGCGCGTATTCCTAAAGGTGTTCTCTTGGTCGGACCGCCGGGGACGGGAAAAACCCTCTTAGCAAAAGCGGTCGCGGGGGAAGCGGGAGTGACGTTTTTTAGCATTTCGGCCTCGGAATTCGTGGAGTTATTTGTCGGGACTGGGGCAGCCCGGGTGCGGGATCTATTTGCCCAAGCGAAGAAAAATGCCCCTAGCATCATTTTTATTGATGAATTGGACGCGATCGGTAAATCGAGAAGTTCGGGATCGGGAACTAGCGGCAGTAATGATGAGCGCGAGCAGACTTTAAATCAACTTTTGACAGAAATGGACGGTTTTAGCCCCAAAGAAGCCGTTGTCATCGTTTTAGCCGCCACCAATCGCCCAGAGACTCTTGATGCCGCTTTATTGCGTCCGGGGCGCTTTGATCGCCAAGTTTTGGTGGATCGTCCCGATTTAGCGGGACGATTGGCAATTTTGGAAATATACGCCCAACGAGTCCAGATGGGTGAAGATGTTAATCTCAAAGCGATCGCCACCCAAACCCCCGGTTTTGCCGGTGCCGATTTAGCCAACCTCGTCAATGAGGCTGCTCTCTTGGCCGCCCGCAATAATCGGGAAAAAGTCAGTCAAATTGATTTTAAAGAGGCGATAGAAAGAGTTATCGCTGGTTTAGAAAAGAAAAGTCGGGTTCTCTCCGAAAAAGAAAAGAAAATCGTCGCTTATCACGAGGTTGGCCATGCTTTAGTTGGCGCTGTCATGCCGGGAGGTGGTCGGGTGGAGAAAATTTCCATCGTTCCCCGGGGTTTATCCGCTTTGGGTTATACCCTGAAAATTCCCACGGAAGACCGTTTTTTGATGACAGAAACCGAATTTAAAGAACAAATTACTATGTTATTGGGCGGTCGGGCAGCCGAAGAATTAATCTTTGGCAGTGTCACTAATGGCGCTTCCGATGATTTACAAAGGGCGACGGATATTGCTGAAAGAATGGTGACAATGTATGGTATGAGTAAATCCCTGGGACCCCTAGCCTACGATAAAACAGGACAGGCTAATTTTTTAGGTAATAATCAGGGTAGTCCCCGGCGTTCGATCGGGGAAAATACGGCCAAAGCGATCGATGAAGAAGTTAAACAAATTATCGACGCTAGTTACCAAAAAGCCCTAGCAATTCTCAGTCACAATCGCAATTTATTAGAGTCCATTACCGCTAATCTTTTGACCACCGAAGTAATCGAAGGAGAAGAATTGCAAGAATTCTTAAATCAAGCGCAAATGGTCTGA